The segment TGCAGGACACCTAAAACTGTGCTACGGGGAGACAGGAAGTGCAGCTGATGATCACCATTGCAGTGCCAAAACATGTGTATTCATATGTCCCCCAGATGTGTTCAAGAACTTGTAGGTTCCCTTGGTgtaacatctcacagcaagaACTGACAAATCTAGAGTGCATAAGGATGAGATGCACagtagggatagttcacccaaaaatgaaagttctgtcatcattaactTACTCTCCAGTTGTTCCAAACAtctatgaatttctttcttctgctgaacacaaaagaagatatttttaagaatatgggtaaccaaacaattgatgagccccattgacttccatagtattattttttttttccatactatggaggTCAGTGGAgctcatcaactgtttggtaTGGCTGATGGTCTGTTCTAAAAAAGTCAGTCAACTGGGTTTTAAATTGAAGATGTTGATAATGTTGTCGTAATTCTCTTTCAAAAGTGTCAAGCTGTTAAGGCGTCCTCTCAACTTTGTCTAGACGTGGggttttttttgccatttttgtaaTAACATTAAAAGGGCGCTGCTAGTTCGAATATGGATATTggcgcaaaaaacaaaacattattacTGGCTTAACGTAACTTTCCCaaagccaactatggtcgcaagttcagACGTTACCAATAGACCATTTTAGTGCCGAAATCACAATTACGTCACAGcattagctggaggcaaaacaaaGGGAAAACTGGAGGAGGCCAATACGAACCAGCAGAGTTGCGGCTACATAAGAAGCTTAAAAACGCCATTTTGTTGTATTGTTGGGTGCCAGAATCAACAAAGTACAGGCTCCAATTTGAAATTGTCACATACCTGCTGCCACTgccagacaaacaaacaaaaaagatgaAAGCCGTGGTTAAACGCAATAAAAAGAGCCGACTAGCCCGAAACGACCATCAAAAATGCTCATGTTTGCAGTGCATACTTCACATCATTTACGGTTATTGTCTTTTATTGGTAGTGATTATGGTTTACGTGTCTAAAGATTTCTTACGCATGCCCACCTAATCACAAAGTGGGGAACAagttaaaggcccactgaagagtgttggaacgcgcagcattattcaatgtgttgacgtaatttcaactgaaacagggcgatatatcgaacagccccgccccttttttaaaatagccaatagtgttttgtttatgttacagctcggccagagccgttAGACTCTATAAAACCTctgtttccttctaatctctaaccgtttctcctcatAATGTCCTTAAATATCGCTcatatacagcattctgtgcagaattcaaatgggtccgataccTTTTGTGGTCTGTGCCGATTCGcggatatgatccgctctgtgctctcgtgtctctggaTCGGAGCAGACTGTGTTTGCGCTGCGGCGGTTCATGTGAAACTAACGCAAAACCAGATTTCATTTGCGTCAatgaaaagcatatttacactgtctgaatcgttccctattccccatatagtgcactatgtgccattcatcatgtagaaactagtaaatgtgtgaataaatgaccgatttcagccgaGGCTTCAGCGTCTGCAAAAGTGTAGGCGGGACTTCagtttctagagagcatttgattggaccgaAGACAAACtcgtttaaaacaaaaaaaaaaaagctaacaaAACTTGTTAGCTAGCATTAGTGAAGTGGTCAGGGGAATCGTTCTGCCTCCACCTaagctccgcccacaaaaacgTCACAACGTTAACTGaaaacaaagactatagaccttatgtagcaccgccccttttcagcgttgcgattgttgtcttttgacttcaggtttgtatttccacagcgatcttacatatttatgaatgaactgctcattttaaaagtcttctcgttctactgacatttgttaaaacATCtactttaaacattacaatgctcatgataactttcattaactctacaactagtaaatccacttaatcagctaattattctttgacggcttgccatagaaatgtatagagctaccgcaaaacggaagttcaaagacaattttataaagatatcggcgcgcttgtttctctggcgcataacaaagactatagaataacacaagacgcgtcactcgtattgttttgaatgaggaaaagtgcaacacgcaatatggcggaataagtcctgccttctaaataaCAGCCAAATcgcgattggtaaagtcatcgcgtcactgcagcggccgttagaaacTCCGGTTCCAAtggaaacagtcagacgcgcgcctccgaaatgaggtacaagagacgcgcatttaggactgcgcatgcgcattagcttgatccatcCACGTCAGAACCCGGAAGACTAATTCGCAGCTGGCTCCTTCGAGATGTATTCCTATGATATGGCAAacgttgaattttcagcagccatcaCTCCGGTCTTCAGTTCAATTGtcgttttttttattcatatcatgTTGTAAtcttttaatcaaaataacgtcccctccctcttgcaatcTCATATCTACTCTAATGAAGTGTTTATGAGCGCTGTCAATCAAACGAGATCATAATAACAGCAAACTACAACCGTCCAGTCAATTAATTCCCTAGAGACAAAATCAAGTTCGCACCACATTTCTTGTTACAGAAGCCGTTTCAACCGGATATCCGTCACAACAGGGAGGAAAACACTATCGCAACTTCAGTTGGAGCATTCAGGGCAGTAGTTAAATGCAAACTAATGACAACCAGAAAGGATGGTTGAAGGGTATAATGCAGAAAATATTGGACAGGAACCTTGCAAATATCCCACACCATATAAACGCGACGCATTTTGTACAGCTTTAACGTGAATCCGAGGTTAACTGATGAACATTCATCTCACTTCAGGACAATCAGCTTACATTAATCGCATACTAGTGTAATAAGTTAAATTAAATCTAAGAAAATAAACACGTTAAACAACGCATGGATAAAGGGTGACGATAAAAACTAGGAAAAAGAAAGCAAGCCACGGGCCTAAATGTAAACGACATCGGGTTTATTATAGTTTGTACTTAAAACACACGTGGTATAATATTATATCTGTTATTGTAATGCAGTGTGTTGCTACTTACAttgtttcttcttcttcttcccgTTCCCAACCTTCGAGTTGAAGTCCTTTACGTCGCACGAAATGAAACGCAATCGGTCAACAGCGCACGAGAAGGTGGAAACGACTACGAAACGAAACAGCATTTCACTTCCGGGgtgaatttcaaaataaaagcactaataatagacccttttcacactTGTATGTAATCCAAAGCTGTGTAAGTCTCTCTGGGTGATGTAAACAGCGTTGACCTGCCCTCTTATGTATATGGTTCACACTTGCAAATAATACATTATACAAAACTGGAAAAATAAATCCCAAAATGAAAacccatatatggtgattttggAAGAACAGATATGTTTTAAACTAATTTGTCCCATACTGTGGGACAATGTGGGAGTAACTTTTTTCAAAGCCATAGCTTTACATTTTagctttttatttgtgtaaGTTATTGGAGTTTAATTTATATTgctataatttataataaaattgcAAATCTGTCAGTTTATATGATTAGCTTGATCTCTCAAATCATAACTCTGTATTTAGATGAGCACTTTGACATTTGTAATGCATATGTTGAGGTATCCCGTCCATCTGCAGATCAGATATTCGCTACGATAATGAATATGAACTTAACTTTTTAACAACCCCTTTTAAACATTGTAAGAATTTACAGGTATGAAAACGGTGACTCGTTAGGTAATGTTTTCTCCTTAAAATCAGATGATTTTCCATTGATTCAGTGGAATTTGTGGGAATAGCAATATGGCGACGCGGTGGCTTCACATGTAACACGCaaatagatttttttgatgTTGAGGAATGTCACGTGACTTGTAACAGAGTTTTGGGACATTCAGGGCAGCATATAATAGAAGCAAAGCTGTCAGTTTAAATCATTAGCTTGATCTGACTGAGGCATCTACACAGCAGTTGTGCTTTAGAGCTTTTTGAGAACAATCTTTTTTAGCCGCATTTCCAccacaggaactttccccaggaactagggactttggggtggtactcctTGTGTTTTGACcgcaggaaccagggtctaagTGAAGTTATGGGTAAAAATGTCCCTCTCAGAAAGTCCCTGTTCAAGaagtagtactttttcaaagttcaggaactctTTGGGGGTGGGACTTTGGCGCcaaacatgctgattggttcatgcagcattttatttcaaccaccatttttataAAGTCTGTTGCAATgtgtgcagtaagagttgtttgttattcgaatcaacaatagagtttaaaaaatacgacAGATGAACCGACGACAatgttcaggctttattaagcttattcTTGGAGGACAAAATCCACCTAGAACTGGAAAGTTGAGCGCAGCCCTATGTCACCGgactaaaggattagttcattttttaaattaaattttcctgataatttactcacccccatgtcatccaagatgtccatgtctttctttcttcagtcaagaaattaaggtttttgatgaaaacattctaggattattctccatatagtggacttcaatggacaccaaacagttgaaggtcaaaattagtttcattgcagcttcaaagcattctccACGAACCccgacgagaaataagggtcttatctagagaaaccatcactcattttctaaaacaaaaataatattttatatgttttaaccataaatgctcatattgaactagctctcttcttcttcttcttcttcttcttctctatttgaattctaGCAGTGCTAAgcatattactgccctcctcaggtcaaagtttgaactaaattgtcatatacaatatgctagtgtaagtatataacaattaattaaatcaaactttgacctgtggagggcagtaatacacttagcagtgttttcatcaaaaaccttaatttccttTCGACTTAAGGAAAGAaatacatgaacatcttggatgacatgggggtgagtaaattatcaagaaattttaatttgaaagtgaactaatccttaatCTTCATGTTACTTTAGACCACAATGGAAACACAGACAACAACAggtctgaggggaaaaaaagttcctgggacaaactGTTCCGGGTAATTTAGGTGGAAACACAGCTTTTGAAGGACAATCGAAATGGCAGCGTCCAACAATTGGTTTTCAGGTGAGGATAACGGTCAGCCAAGAGACTGGGGGTCATTTCTTGTGAGTGATATGCACCCAAATGTGACTTAACAAGTGTTGCATACAATATTCATCCCATTCTGATCCATCAATTCTGTGCAAGTGTGCAGAAATACAATAACCAACCTTTGTGTGTGACCTTTGAACACCGGCATGATGCAGAAAATGCCCAATAAGCTCTAAATTGTTCTGATCTCATGGACAAACCAGTGTGTATTCATGTGGGGCCAAGACATGACTAATAAGGTCCTAGCAAGGGGCAAAGAAAGCAATTCCCGTGACAGGCATGGTAAAGAAATAGAGGAACATGGGGAACAAGACTTGCAAATACTagtacaataaataaatcatacagtgcaaaaaaaaaaaaacgtttattACTCCTTGTCAGTTGTCTTAAAAGACTGTAAACAGAATACTGACTATTTAAGGTGTGTCCAAACATTAATGGACCTTAgtcaatttaattaatttaatttgaaacaaatgaaaacaaggctgtgaCAGTCCATTCAATCTTAAAAGCTGATTTTCACAGCACAAGAGTTTAACGCCGCTAGACTGAAAAAATGATCAAAGAAATCATACATTCTGTGATTCATCTTTTCATGCTCATTCCATGCTTCAGTTGATCAGTTTTCACCATCTACATCATAAACCCATTCATAAATCCCATCCTCGTCGGCACAAGACTCATGGTAGCAGGCCTTACAGTTGCTGCATCTGATCCACGCTTCAGAAGCTTTCGGATCATCATCTGCGCTGTGGTTTATGAAACAGCCCCTGCATTTATAGggagttttaaatgttttttgttttaaatgttcattATAAAGAAGCTGTTCTGTGTTTCTGTGGAAATGTGGTATTGTCTTGGCTCTGGGTGTCTTTATACCCCTGTTACATTTTTGTATGACCACAAAGTCTTTGAATGATGCCACTTCAACAGCTGACAGCACATCAGAGCCGCTTTCTGTGCTGCAATGTGCAGTGGGCGGCGTGTTACTTTCCAAACGGGACAGGGTGGCAGGAGGAGGTTCATGCTCACTGGAGGCCAGCTCATTTATTGGGTACATCCCTGTTGTCCTGAACCCATCCTGGGCTCTTTCCACAGTGGCAGTCATCTTCCATGCTTCTGTGAAAACAGAACAATAATGTGCTTTGGGGAACTTCACGTCTGCGCATTGCTGATTCCACTTGCGACTCACTTCACACCAGTTGTGTTTGAGACTCCTGAACAGAGCTCTGTTTGCCGGTTGCAGTGCAGGATAGCATATGACTTCCACATTGTTCTGGTTCATGAGATTGAAAAAGCCGAGGTTGAATATGTGGCTGCTTTGGCCATCGAGGAGCAGAAGGTGGGGTCTGGCGTCATCTTTTGGGAGCTGTGCCACAAACATTTCGCCCCACTCAACAAACATCTCTGATGTTATCCAGCCATTATTCGATGCCCTCACACACACGCTTTCTAGGGATTCTTTTAACCACTCACTTCTCACCctattttctttgaaaatgaTAAGTGGAGGAGCAAATGTACCACTGGCATTGAATGCCGCTAGTACCGTGGAGGCggtttcctcttcctcctcagcTCTGATCTGAAAGCAGGGCTCTTCTCCTTCCCTGACATATCGCTGAGAGGAGAAGTCGTCTTGTAGTCCTGATACATTACACTTCCAAATATGTGAAGGAACGTCTTTAATTCCCAACATATCAAGGGTGATTTCGTACATTCTGAACCATTTTCCCAGCTCTTCTTCATTCATCCTTGTAGCTGGTGATATCGCCCCTTGTTTCTTTATCTTCAGTCCTGGGTTTCGCTTTATAAAGCCCTCGAACCAGTAATAGCCTGCCTTTTGCTTCTCTTCTGAAAACCCTCGAATCCCATTTATCTTGGCAAACTCAAAAGCAAATGATTGAACATCAGCCCTCCTCAACGGGAAGCCTCTCTGTGAAAGCAAGGTGAGAAGACGAGCTAACTCCCGCTCTGATTCAACAGGGATGAATGGCTTTCTTCCAGACGCGTGCTCAGATCCCTCAACAAGCCCTTTCACGCGTCTTTGAAGGGTTGTTTTTGGCACGTTCCACTTCCTCGCGAGCAATCGCAGCGCAGGCCTCCCCGACTCTACCTGCTCTTTATATTCCTCGATTGCAGCTTTCATTTGGTCCTCTCTCCACTGATTCATCTTCAGTCCTTTCCTTCCTTTAAGCTGTCTTTCATCTTTCCGTTTTCTCTGCAGTTTTCCTGACTGCTTTGGGTTAGGTGCCATTTTTCTATGAAAAGATAAAAGTCAGAATGTTGTTGAATTAGGTTTAATACTTTGGGCCCACTACTCCAATTAAaagtgccatagaattgaaaattgaatttacctcggcatagttcagtacatggaaatgacatacagtgagtctcaaacaccgttgtttccttcttcttatgtaaatttgatttgtttaaaagacctcagaagaacaggcgaatctcaacataacaccgactgttacgtaacagttgggaacattaatatgtacgcccccaatatttgcatatgccagcccatgttcaaggcattacacaagggca is part of the Megalobrama amblycephala isolate DHTTF-2021 linkage group LG23, ASM1881202v1, whole genome shotgun sequence genome and harbors:
- the LOC125258749 gene encoding uncharacterized protein LOC125258749 isoform X2, which translates into the protein MLHINMMAASENWKMLPSEDTCQGPLRIYGYMNLSSTGQMPEMEEVDTNESNGLAKTVALISFLSLVMLMSVLGNLLVMVAVCKDRQLRKIKTNYFIVSLAFADLLVSVLVMPFGAIELIHQNWIYGETFCLVRTSLDVLLTTASILHLCCISLDRYYAICCQPLVYRNKMTPLRVALMIGGCWIIPTVISFLPIMQGWNSIGINDLIEKRKFSGNSTSCVFMVNKPYALTCSVVAFYLPLILMVLAYQRIYITARAHARQISMLQRAGGAGNADSADHQRNHRMRTETKAAKTLCIIMGCFCLCWAPFFITNVVDPFIDYSVPEQLWAACLWLGYINSMLNPILYAFLNKSFRRAFLIILCCGHKRYRRPSILGTGATCTATQINGSTHVLKKMAPNPKQSGKLQRKRKDERQLKGRKGLKMNQWREDQMKAAIEEYKEQVESGRPALRLLARKWNVPKTTLQRRVKGLVEGSEHASGRKPFIPVESERELARLLTLLSQRGFPLRRADVQSFAFEFAKINGIRGFSEEKQKAGYYWFEGFIKRNPGLKIKKQGAISPATRMNEEELGKWFRMYEITLDMLGIKDVPSHIWKCNVSGLQDDFSSQRYVREGEEPCFQIRAEEEEETASTVLAAFNASGTFAPPLIIFKENRVRSEWLKESLESVCVRASNNGWITSEMFVEWGEMFVAQLPKDDARPHLLLLDGQSSHIFNLGFFNLMNQNNVEVICYPALQPANRALFRSLKHNWCEVSRKWNQQCADVKFPKAHYCSVFTEAWKMTATVERAQDGFRTTGMYPINELASSEHEPPPATLSRLESNTPPTAHCSTESGSDVLSAVEVASFKDFVVIQKCNRGIKTPRAKTIPHFHRNTEQLLYNEHLKQKTFKTPYKCRGCFINHSADDDPKASEAWIRCSNCKACYHESCADEDGIYEWVYDVDGEN
- the LOC125258749 gene encoding uncharacterized protein LOC125258749 isoform X1, giving the protein MRGCKFPEEDFDSCHGFDPRAPHRNGPLRIYGYMNLSSTGQMPEMEEVDTNESNGLAKTVALISFLSLVMLMSVLGNLLVMVAVCKDRQLRKIKTNYFIVSLAFADLLVSVLVMPFGAIELIHQNWIYGETFCLVRTSLDVLLTTASILHLCCISLDRYYAICCQPLVYRNKMTPLRVALMIGGCWIIPTVISFLPIMQGWNSIGINDLIEKRKFSGNSTSCVFMVNKPYALTCSVVAFYLPLILMVLAYQRIYITARAHARQISMLQRAGGAGNADSADHQRNHRMRTETKAAKTLCIIMGCFCLCWAPFFITNVVDPFIDYSVPEQLWAACLWLGYINSMLNPILYAFLNKSFRRAFLIILCCGHKRYRRPSILGTGATCTATQINGSTHVLKKMAPNPKQSGKLQRKRKDERQLKGRKGLKMNQWREDQMKAAIEEYKEQVESGRPALRLLARKWNVPKTTLQRRVKGLVEGSEHASGRKPFIPVESERELARLLTLLSQRGFPLRRADVQSFAFEFAKINGIRGFSEEKQKAGYYWFEGFIKRNPGLKIKKQGAISPATRMNEEELGKWFRMYEITLDMLGIKDVPSHIWKCNVSGLQDDFSSQRYVREGEEPCFQIRAEEEEETASTVLAAFNASGTFAPPLIIFKENRVRSEWLKESLESVCVRASNNGWITSEMFVEWGEMFVAQLPKDDARPHLLLLDGQSSHIFNLGFFNLMNQNNVEVICYPALQPANRALFRSLKHNWCEVSRKWNQQCADVKFPKAHYCSVFTEAWKMTATVERAQDGFRTTGMYPINELASSEHEPPPATLSRLESNTPPTAHCSTESGSDVLSAVEVASFKDFVVIQKCNRGIKTPRAKTIPHFHRNTEQLLYNEHLKQKTFKTPYKCRGCFINHSADDDPKASEAWIRCSNCKACYHESCADEDGIYEWVYDVDGEN